Proteins encoded by one window of Epinephelus moara isolate mb chromosome 18, YSFRI_EMoa_1.0, whole genome shotgun sequence:
- the LOC126405406 gene encoding lipid droplet assembly factor 1-like isoform X1, with the protein MYHLAVRLTQFSSCLQSGPTSVEMQPSSNSSSEKSELQQLWRGWSTMVKHYYDDPKVAHLMKTRIGQYLSTHPVFALTVLLFGAMAALPVGLFLSFALVTFIMAAVGFVFFEGFLLFIGGVTLLCVLTGIAFFSVMASFIFSALYIIITNIFHRYYPHLKKQRKVQETESESDTSETKDTQ; encoded by the exons ATGTACCATTTAGCTGTCAGGTTGACTCAGTTTTCCTCCTGTCTTCAGTCAGGTCCTACGTCTGTGGAGATGCAgcccagcagcaacagcagcagtgagaaATCAGAgttgcagcagctgtggagAGGTTGGAGCACAATGGTGAAGCACTATTATGATGACCCCAAG gTAGCACATCTGATGAAGACAAGAATCGGGCAGTACCTCAGCACCCACCCTGTCTTCGCTCTGACAGTGCTGCTGTTTGGCGCCATGGCCGCACTGCCTGTCGggcttttcctttcttttgctCTTGTGACCTTTATAATGGCAGCAgtaggttttgttttctttgaag gGTTCCTCTTGTTTATAGGAGGGGTTACTCTGCTGTGCGTGCTCACCGGCATCGCCTTCTTCTCTGTCATGGCTTCATTCATCTTCAGTGCCCTTTATATCATCATCACCAACATCTTTCACCGCTATTACCCACATCTGAAAAAG CAAAGGAAAGTCCAGGAGACGGAGAGTGAATCTGACACTTCAGAAACGAAAGACACGCAGTAG
- the LOC126405406 gene encoding lipid droplet assembly factor 1-like isoform X2: protein MQPSSNSSSEKSELQQLWRGWSTMVKHYYDDPKVAHLMKTRIGQYLSTHPVFALTVLLFGAMAALPVGLFLSFALVTFIMAAVGFVFFEGFLLFIGGVTLLCVLTGIAFFSVMASFIFSALYIIITNIFHRYYPHLKKQRKVQETESESDTSETKDTQ, encoded by the exons ATGCAgcccagcagcaacagcagcagtgagaaATCAGAgttgcagcagctgtggagAGGTTGGAGCACAATGGTGAAGCACTATTATGATGACCCCAAG gTAGCACATCTGATGAAGACAAGAATCGGGCAGTACCTCAGCACCCACCCTGTCTTCGCTCTGACAGTGCTGCTGTTTGGCGCCATGGCCGCACTGCCTGTCGggcttttcctttcttttgctCTTGTGACCTTTATAATGGCAGCAgtaggttttgttttctttgaag gGTTCCTCTTGTTTATAGGAGGGGTTACTCTGCTGTGCGTGCTCACCGGCATCGCCTTCTTCTCTGTCATGGCTTCATTCATCTTCAGTGCCCTTTATATCATCATCACCAACATCTTTCACCGCTATTACCCACATCTGAAAAAG CAAAGGAAAGTCCAGGAGACGGAGAGTGAATCTGACACTTCAGAAACGAAAGACACGCAGTAG
- the LOC126405672 gene encoding ER lumen protein-retaining receptor 2, producing the protein MNIFRLTGDLSHLAAIIILLLKIWKSRSCAGISGKSQILFAIVFTTRYLDLLTSFISLYNTCMKVIYIGCAYATVYLIYVKFRATYDGNHDSFRVEFLVVPVGGLAVLINHDFSLVEILWTFSIYLESVAILPQLFMISKTGEAETITTHYLFCLGLYRALYLFNWIWRFYFEGFFDMIAIVAGLVQTVLYCDFFYLYVTKVLKGKKLSLPA; encoded by the exons ATGAACATCTTCAGACTGACAGGGGACCTCTCTCATCTGGCTGCTATCATCATCCTGCTactcaaaatatggaaaagcagGTCGTGTGCAG GAATCTCTGGAAAGAGCCAAATCCTGTTTGCTATAGTGTTTACCACACGCTACTTGGATCTGCTCACCTCCTTCATCTCCCTCTATAACACATGCATGAAG GTGATCTACATCGGTTGTGCGTATGCCACAGTCTACCTGATCTACGTTAAGTTCAGGGCCACCTACGATGGCAACCATGACAGTTTCAGAGTCGAGTTCCTGGTCGTTCCCGTCGGGGGTCTGGCTGTTCTCATCAACCACGACTTCTCTCTGGTGGAG ATCCTGTGGACGTTCTCGATCTACCTGGAGTCGGTGGCGATCCTGCCTCAGCTCTTCATGATCAGCAAGACTGGCGAGGCGGAGACGATCACCACCCACTACCTGTTCTGCCTGGGCCTGTATCGGGCCCTCTATCTCTTCAACTGGATCTGGCGTTTCTACTTTGAAGGCTTCTTTGATATGATCGCCATTGTGGCCGGTTTGGTCCAGACCGTCCTCTACTGTGACTTCTTCTACCTTTATGTCACCAAAG TGTTGAAAGGCAAGAAGCTGAGCCTGCCTGCGTAA
- the si:ch211-139g16.8 gene encoding immunoglobulin superfamily member 6 — translation MRSFTRCQDSDMDRVFWCSLLLSCLPVIESVEKGCLSQPNKVIWKKTGRSADLHCTVRSHCLPNNFHYEWFVFKENVHFCLNLNNPAKYSLNEASLHITSLQVNDSGIYHCAAALNGSSASGAQHVGMGTTLVVREQDRTWLKDIVLWLSFVLLAIYTLVIVTLILKKYGYKMSGRTDSTDKRISTKKVQFRDVLQEMNSKGKLGRGKKTASRHRPEAEASSTEFNNSADDIYQNV, via the exons ATGAGATCATTCACACGCTGTCAAGACTCAGACATGGACCGGGTGTTTTGGTGttctctcctgctctcctgCCTGCCTGTAATAG AGAGCGTGGAAAAAGGCTGCTTGTCACAGCCAAACAAGGTGATCTGGAAGAAAACAGGACGTAGTGCTGATCTTCATTGCACCGTCAGATCACATTGTCTACCCAATAACTTTCATTATGAGTGGTTCGTATTCAAGGAAAACGTACATTTTTGTCTCAACCTCAACAACCCTGCCAAGTACAGCTTAAACGAAGCATCTTTACACATTACATCGCTTCAAGTTAACGACAGCGGGATCTACCACTGTGCTGCAGCATTAAATGGAAGCTCAGCATCTGGTGCCCAGCATGTGGGGATGGGTACGACTCTTGTAGTGAGGG aaCAAGATAGAACTTGGCTGAAGGACATTGTTCTGTGGTTGTCATTTGTCCTCTTGGCCATTTACACCTTGGTAATAGTGACACTTATACTAAAGAAG TATGGCTACAAGATGAGCGGAAGGACGGACAGCACTGACAAG AGAATCTCAACGAAAAAAGTACAATTCCGTGACGTGCTGCAAGAAATGAACAGTAAGGGAAAGTTGGGCAGAGGCAAAAAAACAGCCAGCAGACACCGTCCTGAAGCTGAG GCTTCGAGCACTGAGTTCAACAACTCCGCTGATGACATCTATCAAAACGTTTAA
- the mfsd13al gene encoding transmembrane protein 180-like yields the protein MSVVRHLRTLRLDWAAVSYAMTTLGASMINNIFSFYYVKLFLNKYKISEGAFHQSQVVYMVWNAVNDPLFGYLQDNSKVPCCSQRRLSILYGAPFYSLAFLLAWFPWRTYAPGDWLSGLHLAVTLCAFDGMLTFVLLAQCSLFAEISGQHQSRLRLIKYNQVASLIGSSSVLFCGVLSKNMEDFSSFQAFTVLIAVLSCGCMLYTGFHSESRFDSKVSESEATESSDQTSHQSAFSFSMLKTLIWQILSNRDFQLFVCMNFFQVFMLHFFNNFTMIFAEHLIPPDVLPSLAKSVMYGAGFICPQLLVLSCQRLLHDLGYYRIILYTFYIEAGMAAVMLALGPQHHYVLAFFLTVNMVLTQATFSLFSLPVADIIDTDLQKYKRSSPLSSMVFGTNALFTKPAQSLAPMIVVNILNQFGYEQLKEAGKYSDPSALESLHSVMFYLVCLVPLCVAGLKALAWRPFSIRNSHTVETKYIDG from the exons ATGAGTGTAGTCCGACACCTGAGGACCTTAAGGTTGGACTGGGCGGCTGTGTCATATGCCATGACCACACTGGGAGCCAGCATGATAAACAACATATTCAGCTTCTACtatgtcaaactatttctcAATAAGTACAAGATATCAGAGGGAGCATTCCACCAATCACAG GTGGTGTACATGGTGTGGAATGCAGTCAATGACCCTCTCTTCGGCTATTTGCAAGATAACTCCAAGGTGCCCTGCTGCTCTCAGCGACGTCTCTCCATCCTGTATGGCGCTCCCTTCTACTCACTGGCTTTTCTTCTAGCCTGGTTCCCATGGCGGACGTACGCCCCCGGCGACTGGCTGAGTGGCTTACACTTGGCTGTGACGCTTTGTGCTTTTGACGGCATGCTGACTTTTGTGCTGCTGGCACAATGTTCGTTGTTTGCAGAGATTTCTGGCCAACATCAGAGCCGACTAAGGCTTATAAAGTACAACCAG GTGGCTTCTCTCATTGGCTCCTCCAGCGTCCTCTTCTGTGGCGTCCTGTCCAAAAACATGGAGGACTTTTCGTCTTTCCAAGCCTTCACAGTGCTGATTGCCGTCCTGAGCTGTGGCTGCATGCTCTACACAGGCTTCCACAGTGAGAGCCGCTTTGATAGCAAAGTGTCTGAATCGGAGGCGACGGAGTCTTCTGATCAGACCTCCCATCAGTCAGCGTTTTCCTTCTCCATGTTAAAAACTTTGATTTGGCAAATTCTCAGCAACAGGGACTTCCAGCTGTTCGTGTGCATGAACTTCTTCCAGGTTTTCATGTTACACTTCTTTAATAATTTTACAATGATATTTGCTGAGCACCTGATTCCTCCAGATGTGCTTCCGTCGCTCGCCAAGAGCGTCATGTACGGAGCGGGATTCATCTGTCCACAG CTGTTAGTGTTGAGCTGTCAGAGACTACTCCATGATCTTGGCTACTACAGGATCATACTTTACACTTTCTACATAGAGGCTGGAATGGCGGCTGTCATGCTCGCACTCGGTCCTCAGCACCACTATGTCCTGGCATTTTTCCTCACCGTTAACAT GGTCCTAACCCAAGCTACCTTCAGTCTTTTTAGCTTGCCTGTGGCTGACATCATTGACACAGACCTGCAGAAGTACAAGCGCAG TTCCCCTCTCTCCTCAATGGTCTTTGGGACGAATGCTCTGTTCACTAAGCCGGCTCAGTCTCTGGCCCCCATGATAGTGGTTAATATCCTCAACCAGTTTGGATATGAACAGCTGAAGGAAGCggggaagtattcagatccaaG TGCCTTGGAGAGCCTCCACAGTGTCATGTTCTACTTGGTGTGCCTGGTGCCCCTGTGTGTCGCTGGTCTGAAAGCCCTCGCTTGGAGGCCTTTTTCCATACGCAACAGTCACACAGTGGAAACGAAGTACATTGACGGCTAA